In Chengkuizengella sediminis, a single window of DNA contains:
- a CDS encoding baseplate J/gp47 family protein: MAYETETKEVILERMLSKSPATIDQREGSITYDLLSPAAIELAQAYIQLELALKYGFADTTYGEYLDMRCRELGVGRRSELQASGRVTFTSDNEITIPEGVRISTAVTVDSDPIYFMTIEEGVIDQGNGSIDIAVKAEEGGTLGNVDAGEISLVYGDLSGVVQVANPESFDNGVNEESDADLLSRYLERVQNPSTSGNANHYLEWAKEISGISDAIVVPIWNGNGTVKVILLSTDKTAPDESIVTNVRQYIESARPVGADVTVVGAPEVGITIDASIVLDQGYDMDQVAEQIRVQVTEYLVTLAYRDSFVRYSQIASTILEIDGVLDYVGLTINGGTSNVHVSIEDGEVAVLGEVTISGS, translated from the coding sequence GTGGCATATGAAACAGAAACTAAAGAAGTAATTTTGGAACGCATGCTCAGTAAATCACCCGCAACCATTGATCAACGTGAAGGTTCTATCACATATGATCTGCTCTCACCAGCTGCCATTGAACTTGCCCAAGCGTATATTCAACTAGAATTGGCTTTAAAATATGGCTTTGCTGATACTACCTATGGTGAATATTTGGACATGCGTTGTAGAGAGTTGGGAGTAGGGAGGCGTTCTGAATTACAAGCATCTGGTAGGGTTACCTTTACAAGTGATAATGAAATTACGATTCCAGAAGGTGTCCGTATTTCAACGGCAGTGACTGTAGATAGCGATCCTATCTATTTTATGACCATTGAAGAAGGGGTCATTGATCAGGGGAATGGATCTATTGATATCGCTGTTAAAGCTGAAGAAGGTGGTACATTAGGTAATGTTGATGCTGGTGAAATTAGCCTTGTTTATGGAGATTTGAGTGGGGTTGTTCAGGTTGCGAATCCTGAATCATTTGATAATGGAGTAAATGAAGAATCGGATGCAGATTTACTGAGTCGTTATTTAGAACGTGTACAAAATCCCTCAACAAGTGGGAATGCCAATCATTATTTAGAGTGGGCAAAAGAAATTTCAGGGATTTCAGATGCAATCGTTGTTCCGATTTGGAATGGCAATGGAACAGTAAAAGTGATTCTTCTCTCAACAGATAAAACGGCACCAGACGAAAGCATTGTTACTAATGTGAGGCAATACATTGAATCGGCACGCCCAGTCGGGGCAGATGTTACTGTTGTTGGAGCACCAGAAGTTGGCATTACGATTGATGCTTCTATTGTATTAGATCAAGGTTATGATATGGATCAAGTTGCGGAACAAATTAGAGTGCAAGTAACAGAGTACCTTGTTACTTTAGCATATCGTGATTCTTTTGTTAGATACTCACAAATAGCCAGTACCATATTAGAAATAGACGGAGTGTTAGATTACGTTGGACTAACCATTAATGGCGGTACGTCCAATGTCCATGTCTCTATTGAAGATGGGGAAGTGGCTGTTTTAGGTGAGGTGACGATTAGTGGAAGTTGA
- a CDS encoding DUF2634 domain-containing protein: MKKVVNPMALSPIPELITTETNTTIKKVQPSKTYKFDFDTGEMKGYIDGIEAVKQYVRKSLSTPRFRYLIYTDQYGSELEDLIGQDVPHELVDAEVPRLIEEAISYDDRIRTVLNFSISRKGDALYATFEVDTVDGRIEQEVKV, from the coding sequence ATGAAAAAGGTGGTGAATCCAATGGCTTTAAGCCCTATACCTGAATTAATAACCACAGAAACGAATACCACTATAAAAAAAGTCCAACCTTCTAAGACATATAAGTTTGATTTTGATACAGGAGAAATGAAGGGGTATATTGATGGCATTGAAGCGGTTAAGCAATATGTACGCAAGTCACTCTCAACGCCGCGATTTCGATACCTTATATACACTGATCAATACGGGAGTGAATTAGAGGATTTAATCGGTCAAGATGTTCCTCATGAGTTGGTGGATGCTGAAGTCCCTCGTCTGATTGAAGAAGCCATTTCTTATGATGATCGCATTCGGACCGTACTTAATTTTAGTATTTCTCGAAAGGGAGATGCACTTTATGCCACTTTTGAAGTGGATACGGTAGATGGAAGGATAGAACAGGAGGTGAAAGTATAG
- a CDS encoding XkdQ/YqbQ family protein, whose amino-acid sequence MKVEVQYNNDMYLDPLVTSITWSGDSKQAFRKLELQLSNTTNGKEQTVFIEKGKLLKFSKDDEELFRGVIFSHSIQADGNMSVTAYDENIYLTKNVDTKKFTNMTASSIIKQLCNDFGISFGSIEDTGYVFPKFIMRNKTLWDMMNTALTETSKQIGRRFILFSKEGKLQLIERKKNIVEWALQNGFNILNASYAESIEDVRNQVKVISGDLEDQPIATIVEDQSLIKNVGLMQHIEESDVDQNTSQAQQLANQMLKDLSKVSEEAEIEALGNEAVVAGSVIYVSETMTKISGDFHIVTDTHTFQDKVHRMRLKVDKLS is encoded by the coding sequence ATGAAAGTAGAAGTTCAGTATAACAATGATATGTACCTAGATCCGTTAGTTACTTCCATTACATGGTCCGGAGATAGCAAGCAGGCATTTCGCAAATTGGAGCTTCAGTTATCAAATACAACAAATGGGAAAGAACAAACCGTTTTCATAGAGAAAGGTAAACTTTTGAAATTTTCAAAAGATGACGAGGAATTATTTAGAGGAGTGATCTTCTCGCACTCTATTCAAGCAGATGGCAATATGAGTGTGACAGCCTATGATGAAAATATTTACCTAACAAAGAATGTAGATACGAAGAAGTTTACCAATATGACAGCCTCTTCAATCATCAAACAGTTATGTAATGACTTCGGAATTTCCTTTGGATCTATTGAAGATACAGGATATGTTTTTCCAAAATTCATTATGCGTAATAAAACCCTTTGGGACATGATGAATACCGCCTTAACAGAGACAAGTAAACAAATCGGCAGGCGTTTTATTTTATTCTCGAAAGAGGGGAAGTTACAACTCATTGAACGCAAGAAGAATATAGTCGAATGGGCCTTGCAAAATGGATTTAATATTTTAAACGCATCCTATGCCGAGTCCATTGAAGATGTACGAAATCAAGTCAAAGTGATTAGTGGAGATCTTGAAGATCAACCCATCGCAACTATCGTTGAAGATCAATCCTTAATTAAAAATGTTGGTTTAATGCAGCATATCGAGGAAAGCGATGTGGATCAAAATACTTCACAAGCCCAACAGTTGGCAAATCAAATGTTAAAAGACTTGAGTAAAGTGAGCGAGGAAGCTGAGATTGAAGCCTTAGGAAATGAAGCGGTGGTAGCTGGATCAGTGATTTATGTATCTGAGACCATGACGAAGATATCAGGTGATTTTCACATAGTGACAGATACTCATACATTTCAAGACAAGGTACATCGTATGAGATTAAAGGTGGATAAGTTGAGTTAA
- a CDS encoding LysM peptidoglycan-binding domain-containing protein: protein MQFWLTFNNGAEKIQLPVNPDRIDVTSGHQYSDVQVSQFGEYTVIGDNQLREFQISSFFPRDYHSVYCEYEALADPWQTVKKIRSWQQSGEPLRFIVTEGIGETDKINVLATIRSFQYEEKAGSPGDVYYSMTLKEYQFLNFKKVADESKLQETRPGSKKQVSNYIVKSGDTLWKIAQSTLGDGSLWTNIHSANIDVIGPDPNQIRPGQKLVIPS from the coding sequence GTGCAATTCTGGCTAACATTTAATAACGGAGCTGAAAAAATACAATTACCAGTAAATCCAGATCGAATCGATGTAACAAGTGGTCATCAATATTCGGATGTTCAAGTTTCTCAATTTGGAGAATACACAGTCATAGGCGATAACCAGCTTAGAGAATTTCAAATTTCATCCTTTTTTCCGAGAGATTATCACTCAGTGTATTGTGAATATGAGGCGTTGGCTGACCCATGGCAAACCGTAAAAAAAATTCGCTCATGGCAACAATCGGGAGAGCCATTGCGTTTCATTGTCACTGAAGGGATAGGAGAAACGGATAAAATCAATGTACTGGCTACGATTCGCTCCTTTCAATATGAAGAAAAAGCAGGGAGTCCAGGAGACGTCTATTATAGTATGACCCTAAAAGAGTATCAATTTCTGAATTTTAAAAAAGTAGCAGATGAATCCAAACTACAAGAAACACGTCCAGGTTCGAAAAAGCAGGTAAGTAACTACATTGTGAAGAGTGGGGATACACTGTGGAAGATAGCTCAATCCACACTTGGTGATGGGAGTTTGTGGACAAACATTCACAGTGCCAACATCGATGTCATCGGACCTGATCCTAATCAGATTAGACCAGGACAAAAGTTGGTGATTCCATCATGA
- a CDS encoding phage tail assembly chaperone: MKSIKNAEVVLRTLLDADLRPEKEIFMKRFNLHFHIQALDGKTINKIREQASFPVKGGEKQVDDEKFGALVIEKACLIPNWTDGQLLEAFGPTPIDVIQKRLLAGEIAKLSNEILALSGFADEDESIEEIKN; this comes from the coding sequence ATGAAGAGTATAAAGAATGCAGAAGTTGTATTACGTACTTTATTAGATGCCGATTTAAGACCTGAGAAAGAGATATTTATGAAGCGCTTTAATCTTCATTTTCATATCCAAGCATTAGATGGGAAAACGATCAATAAAATTCGTGAGCAGGCGAGTTTTCCAGTCAAAGGCGGGGAGAAGCAAGTTGATGATGAAAAGTTTGGTGCATTAGTGATTGAAAAAGCATGTCTGATCCCAAATTGGACAGATGGACAGTTATTAGAAGCTTTTGGACCGACACCGATAGATGTGATTCAAAAACGTTTGTTAGCTGGAGAAATCGCAAAACTATCAAACGAAATACTAGCGTTGTCTGGATTTGCTGATGAGGATGAGAGCATAGAAGAAATAAAAAACTAA
- a CDS encoding phage tail tube protein — MALDATRTINGTFGEVWHDGEWLTNMKSAEATVELNKEEIQRAGTRWIAHKVTGLSGSGTMTGYKVTTEFIEKIGKIADDRSGVFVTELILALKDPESFGAYRVRLKGVQFDNIPLINYEVGAIVEEELPFTFTGYELLDTISET, encoded by the coding sequence ATGGCATTAGATGCAACTCGTACGATTAACGGTACTTTTGGAGAAGTATGGCATGATGGTGAATGGTTAACAAACATGAAGAGTGCTGAAGCAACAGTGGAATTGAATAAGGAAGAAATTCAACGCGCAGGAACACGTTGGATTGCTCATAAAGTAACAGGACTTAGTGGAAGTGGAACCATGACTGGTTATAAAGTAACCACAGAATTTATTGAGAAAATTGGGAAAATCGCTGATGATCGCAGTGGTGTATTTGTGACAGAACTCATTCTCGCATTAAAAGACCCTGAATCATTCGGTGCATATCGTGTACGTCTGAAAGGTGTACAGTTTGACAATATTCCACTGATTAACTATGAAGTGGGTGCAATTGTGGAAGAAGAACTTCCATTCACATTCACTGGATATGAACTGTTAGATACGATTAGTGAAACATAG
- a CDS encoding phage tail sheath subtilisin-like domain-containing protein has translation MAGGTWSPISLPNQPGLYLNFVESAVAQIQGGNRGTVAIPLLTYSGSAETGKVYSIEKESEAYPLFDSEGVQSIQLALQGGAKEVLVYTMPDSPQEADYATMRDVLDTYPFNVFVFDGEADATQQTNIQTWVESNREEGKHFLAVLGRSDDSTVPVSRQYGDDYIVHLINGVKKEDSEYTSAQFAPYIAGLIAGTAINKSITYSQVFVDDVNVRYKNSDVKTALENGALVLVHDGDKVKIEQGITSLGSKIRAIGARQAVATDIAKTAADSYIGKLDNNEDGQKALISAIKAYLETLENSNVLTDILVELDPDRVSAGDSVFLRISYRELDSMERIFLNINI, from the coding sequence ATGGCAGGAGGAACTTGGAGTCCAATCTCTTTACCAAATCAACCAGGATTATATTTAAACTTTGTAGAATCAGCAGTAGCACAAATTCAAGGGGGGAATCGTGGAACAGTAGCGATCCCACTATTAACTTACAGTGGTTCAGCAGAAACTGGGAAAGTATATTCTATAGAAAAAGAAAGTGAAGCATACCCATTATTTGATTCTGAAGGAGTGCAATCCATTCAGTTAGCTCTGCAAGGTGGAGCAAAAGAGGTACTCGTTTACACGATGCCAGATTCACCACAAGAAGCAGATTATGCTACGATGCGTGATGTTCTGGATACCTATCCATTTAATGTGTTTGTATTCGATGGTGAAGCAGATGCAACACAGCAGACAAATATTCAAACATGGGTGGAAAGCAATAGAGAAGAAGGAAAACACTTCTTGGCAGTATTAGGACGCAGTGATGATTCGACTGTTCCAGTATCCAGGCAGTATGGAGATGATTATATTGTTCACCTTATTAACGGAGTGAAAAAAGAGGATAGCGAATATACATCAGCTCAATTTGCTCCTTATATTGCGGGTCTTATTGCAGGAACGGCCATTAATAAATCGATTACTTATTCGCAAGTGTTCGTGGATGATGTGAATGTTCGTTACAAAAATTCAGATGTAAAAACGGCTTTAGAAAATGGTGCACTCGTTCTTGTTCATGATGGAGATAAAGTGAAAATTGAACAGGGGATTACTTCATTAGGAAGTAAAATCAGAGCCATTGGTGCAAGACAAGCAGTAGCAACAGATATCGCAAAGACTGCAGCTGACTCTTATATTGGTAAATTAGATAACAATGAAGATGGTCAGAAAGCACTTATTTCAGCGATTAAGGCGTATCTTGAAACATTAGAAAACTCTAATGTATTAACGGACATTTTAGTAGAGCTTGATCCAGATCGTGTTTCTGCAGGTGATTCAGTTTTCTTACGTATTAGCTATAGAGAGCTAGATTCTATGGAACGTATTTTCTTGAATATCAACATTTAA
- a CDS encoding sigma-70 family RNA polymerase sigma factor, whose translation MTIQLMKEIEEGKKISNNKQFRVSYSLDDIKGVRRLLKDRFIISNRRYKGDTRASDILLDLNTAIEQADLTKRQTQTFILVYGYRQFPQQQASEILGISQKQVSSHLQGALTKITQVYKGWNYNEVEIKICSDHNSCEHGWEGDVVESY comes from the coding sequence ATGACAATACAATTAATGAAAGAGATAGAAGAAGGAAAAAAGATTAGTAATAACAAACAATTTCGTGTCAGTTATTCGCTAGATGATATTAAAGGTGTAAGAAGATTATTAAAAGATCGATTTATTATTTCTAATCGGCGATATAAAGGGGATACAAGAGCAAGCGACATTTTACTCGATTTGAATACGGCGATTGAACAAGCAGATTTAACAAAAAGACAAACTCAAACGTTCATTTTAGTATATGGATACCGACAGTTTCCTCAACAACAAGCAAGTGAAATTCTCGGAATATCACAGAAGCAAGTAAGTTCTCATCTTCAAGGTGCTCTAACAAAGATTACTCAAGTGTATAAGGGTTGGAATTATAACGAAGTAGAGATTAAGATTTGCTCAGATCATAATTCATGTGAACATGGATGGGAGGGTGATGTCGTTGAAAGCTATTAA
- a CDS encoding isochorismatase family protein, with product MKTIFIDPNDAVLLLIDHQSGLFQTVKDLDVPTLRRNVKALTKLAQIADIPVITTASVPEGPNGPLIPEVSNMLNATYVPRNGEINAWDNPNFVKAVEETGRKTLIMAGTWTNVCMAFPTLSALAEGYAVYDILDASGTISNMSTDITMARMVQAGAVPVDTVSVVAEVQRTWNRSDAEEFASLYAELVPNYGLLIESYGTAYGEGQKNK from the coding sequence ATGAAGACAATCTTTATTGATCCAAATGATGCGGTATTACTTCTTATTGACCATCAGAGTGGTTTATTCCAAACGGTCAAGGATTTAGATGTTCCAACACTAAGGAGAAATGTAAAAGCTCTTACCAAGTTAGCTCAAATCGCAGATATACCCGTTATCACGACAGCCTCAGTTCCTGAAGGACCGAATGGACCTCTTATCCCAGAGGTTAGTAATATGCTTAATGCTACTTATGTACCACGTAACGGAGAGATCAATGCATGGGATAACCCTAATTTTGTGAAGGCTGTGGAGGAAACTGGTAGGAAAACACTTATAATGGCTGGTACATGGACAAATGTTTGTATGGCATTTCCAACCTTAAGTGCCTTAGCAGAAGGGTATGCAGTGTATGATATTTTAGACGCATCAGGTACAATAAGTAATATGTCAACTGACATTACAATGGCTCGTATGGTTCAAGCTGGGGCTGTTCCAGTTGATACGGTTTCCGTAGTTGCTGAGGTTCAGAGAACTTGGAATCGATCAGATGCAGAAGAGTTTGCTTCCCTTTATGCAGAATTAGTGCCGAATTATGGTCTTCTTATAGAAAGCTATGGAACTGCATATGGAGAAGGTCAAAAAAACAAATAA
- a CDS encoding DUF4309 domain-containing protein, translated as MIARSGSMLSFFLYILILSGYTDLDRIDQLEMNKYKFFSELSCNLTIDSNLLDQSKSGQLPGVDVSIGMSKQEILKTHGMPDTIGEMHATYYKYNGCTFYFDSEDLVRVIDVDIHMTPTQIKEILGGKPFEGLDGEDDSYLITYVLENDYRFYIDYGTENSHEGVLRYKIN; from the coding sequence ATGATAGCAAGATCAGGATCTATGCTCTCCTTTTTTCTTTACATACTAATCTTATCAGGATATACAGATTTAGATCGTATCGATCAATTAGAAATGAATAAATATAAATTTTTCTCTGAGCTTAGTTGTAATTTGACTATAGATTCCAACCTTTTAGATCAGTCAAAATCAGGTCAATTACCAGGAGTAGATGTTTCAATAGGTATGTCTAAGCAAGAAATATTAAAGACGCATGGAATGCCTGATACTATTGGAGAAATGCATGCTACATATTATAAATATAATGGCTGTACATTTTATTTTGATTCAGAGGATTTAGTAAGAGTCATTGATGTAGATATTCATATGACACCTACTCAGATAAAAGAAATATTAGGAGGAAAACCTTTTGAAGGTTTAGATGGTGAAGATGATTCTTATCTAATAACTTATGTTTTAGAGAATGACTATAGGTTTTACATTGATTATGGTACAGAAAACAGTCATGAAGGAGTACTTCGTTATAAAATAAATTAG
- a CDS encoding Fic family protein, which translates to MFEAVDEMKRKLDTKRPLPATTLKSLRDHLMLEWTFHSNAIEGNTLTLSETKVALEGITVGGKTIKEHLEVINHKKAILLVEEIVRNHEKLSEWQMKNIHRLILKGIDDEHAGVYRKENVIISGAKHIPPDALNVPIQMQELQKWYDTQKLHPIETASILHIEFVKIHPFVDGSGRTARLLVNLELMKNGYPPIIIEKEGRSQYYAVLDKAHITGDNDDFVKLIVNALVNTYQLYFKVL; encoded by the coding sequence ATGTTTGAAGCAGTAGATGAAATGAAAAGAAAATTGGATACTAAACGACCATTACCTGCTACTACATTGAAAAGCTTGAGAGATCATTTGATGCTCGAGTGGACTTTCCATTCTAATGCAATTGAAGGAAACACATTAACATTATCTGAAACAAAAGTTGCTCTAGAGGGAATTACCGTTGGTGGAAAAACGATTAAAGAACATTTAGAAGTTATCAATCACAAAAAGGCCATATTACTAGTTGAAGAAATAGTTCGAAATCATGAAAAATTATCAGAATGGCAAATGAAAAATATACACCGATTGATTTTAAAGGGAATTGATGACGAGCATGCAGGTGTGTATAGAAAAGAGAATGTAATTATTAGTGGGGCTAAACACATTCCTCCCGATGCATTAAATGTTCCGATTCAAATGCAGGAATTACAAAAGTGGTATGACACACAGAAGCTGCATCCTATTGAAACAGCCTCTATCTTACACATTGAATTTGTGAAAATTCACCCTTTTGTTGATGGGAGTGGGAGAACAGCAAGGTTATTGGTAAACCTTGAATTGATGAAAAATGGATATCCTCCTATCATTATTGAGAAGGAAGGACGTTCACAATACTATGCAGTTCTAGATAAAGCTCATATAACAGGTGATAATGATGATTTTGTAAAGTTAATAGTTAATGCGTTGGTTAACACATATCAGTTGTATTTTAAAGTACTTTAA
- a CDS encoding B12-binding domain-containing radical SAM protein translates to MKVAVSTLNAKYIHTCLALRYLKAFSEKDFDIQMAEFTIKDPVMNIVSDLYQKDVDVIGFSCYIWNIEETITVIEMLKKIKPELKIVLGGPEVSYDTDYWMKRIPEVDFIVMGEGEETFHHLLTEIQNEQKYHFVYGVAYRKEEEVVINPPRPKLILNEIPTPYRFQEDLPNITNRIVYFETSRGCPFSCQFCLSSIEVGVRYFDMERTKADLLFLIESGAKLIKFVDRTFNIKRDYAMEVFEFLIENHQGCVFQFEITADIMRPEVLDYLSENAPEGIFRFEIGVQSTNDETNDLIQRRQNFEKLSRTVTKVKESKKIDQHLDLIAGLPKEDYTSFRKTFNDVFELRPEELQLGFLKMLRGTGMRNTAHKHGYKYMDRAPYEMLENDIMSFSDIVRIKRVEDVLEKYWNAHRMDHTLEYLIQHEFDSAFDFFQEFGDYWEEQGWQKIGHQLENLFTRLMSFLKHRNTKSIEVIEGLMKLDYFLNHKYKPRKIWWEPTLDKKQHAHYMKWIAEKPEVVSDSFAKLNMSEKDMFKHVVLEVLPFDYEAFTDEGIIHTESSTLLIVTFQTNMNKKTETYTVDLI, encoded by the coding sequence ATGAAAGTGGCTGTATCTACATTAAATGCTAAATATATTCATACTTGTCTGGCATTACGTTACTTAAAAGCATTTAGTGAAAAAGATTTTGATATACAGATGGCAGAATTTACGATTAAAGATCCGGTCATGAACATTGTGTCTGATCTTTACCAAAAAGACGTCGATGTGATTGGTTTCTCCTGTTATATATGGAACATTGAAGAGACGATTACTGTAATTGAAATGTTAAAGAAAATAAAACCGGAGCTTAAAATTGTATTAGGCGGACCTGAAGTTTCTTATGATACAGATTATTGGATGAAGCGGATTCCAGAGGTTGATTTTATCGTGATGGGAGAAGGGGAAGAGACTTTTCATCATTTATTAACAGAAATACAAAACGAGCAAAAATATCATTTTGTGTATGGTGTTGCATATCGAAAAGAAGAGGAAGTTGTCATCAATCCTCCACGACCTAAATTAATTTTAAATGAGATTCCAACCCCATATCGATTTCAAGAAGATTTGCCAAATATAACTAATCGAATCGTATATTTTGAAACGAGTAGAGGTTGTCCTTTCAGCTGTCAATTTTGTTTATCTAGTATCGAGGTTGGTGTACGATATTTTGATATGGAAAGAACGAAGGCGGATTTGTTATTTTTAATTGAATCGGGTGCTAAATTAATCAAATTCGTAGACCGAACATTTAACATTAAAAGAGATTATGCGATGGAGGTTTTCGAGTTTTTGATTGAAAATCATCAGGGGTGTGTATTTCAGTTTGAGATTACTGCAGATATTATGCGTCCAGAAGTACTTGACTATTTATCTGAAAATGCACCTGAAGGCATCTTTCGTTTTGAGATTGGTGTACAGTCAACAAATGATGAAACAAACGATTTAATCCAAAGACGTCAAAACTTTGAAAAACTTTCAAGAACAGTAACAAAGGTTAAGGAAAGTAAAAAAATAGATCAGCATTTAGATTTAATTGCAGGATTGCCGAAAGAAGATTACACCTCATTTCGAAAAACCTTTAATGATGTTTTTGAATTAAGACCAGAGGAATTGCAGTTAGGTTTTTTAAAAATGCTTCGTGGAACAGGGATGCGTAATACAGCCCATAAACACGGATACAAGTATATGGATCGGGCTCCATATGAAATGTTAGAAAATGATATTATGTCGTTTTCAGACATCGTTCGGATTAAAAGAGTAGAGGACGTATTAGAAAAATACTGGAATGCACATCGTATGGATCATACTTTGGAATATTTAATTCAACATGAATTTGATTCTGCTTTTGATTTTTTCCAAGAATTCGGTGATTATTGGGAAGAGCAAGGCTGGCAAAAAATTGGTCACCAGCTCGAAAACTTATTTACAAGGTTAATGTCATTTTTAAAACATCGCAACACAAAAAGTATAGAAGTAATTGAAGGACTGATGAAACTAGACTATTTTTTAAACCATAAATATAAACCACGTAAAATTTGGTGGGAACCAACGTTAGATAAAAAACAGCATGCACATTACATGAAATGGATCGCTGAAAAACCTGAAGTTGTATCTGATTCATTTGCCAAATTGAATATGAGTGAAAAAGATATGTTTAAACATGTTGTGCTTGAGGTTCTACCATTTGATTATGAAGCCTTTACTGATGAGGGGATCATTCATACCGAATCCAGTACGTTACTTATAGTAACCTTTCAAACAAACATGAACAAAAAAACTGAGACTTATACGGTGGATTTAATTTGA
- a CDS encoding TetR/AcrR family transcriptional regulator, with protein MKKNDSDTKQKIVDAAYKVLAEQGYDKTSMKQIAKEAGVAQGLINYYFESKEDLLFELFHEESCRYSEELSKLSNIPMSDKFIHEALQVPKQLVQNQPEWHRLRFELFAIGLRSKRGAQEITRSSKMDREQTINELSRLPISEELNIKGLARIITAVMDGLSLQMMVDPEFEADSAYETFANMLETYLSNNK; from the coding sequence ATGAAAAAAAATGACAGTGATACAAAACAAAAAATAGTAGATGCTGCATATAAAGTATTAGCAGAACAAGGATATGATAAAACCTCAATGAAGCAGATTGCCAAAGAAGCTGGCGTCGCTCAAGGGTTGATTAACTATTATTTTGAAAGCAAAGAAGACCTTTTATTTGAGTTGTTTCATGAAGAAAGCTGTAGATATAGTGAAGAGTTATCAAAGCTTTCTAATATTCCGATGTCAGATAAGTTTATTCATGAAGCGCTACAGGTTCCTAAACAGTTAGTACAGAACCAACCTGAGTGGCATCGTTTAAGATTTGAGTTATTTGCGATTGGCCTTCGTTCAAAAAGAGGAGCTCAAGAAATAACCCGAAGTTCAAAGATGGATCGCGAGCAGACGATAAATGAACTATCCAGACTTCCAATCAGTGAAGAACTAAACATAAAAGGATTAGCAAGAATTATTACCGCTGTGATGGATGGATTATCATTGCAAATGATGGTTGATCCAGAATTCGAAGCTGATTCAGCTTATGAAACATTTGCAAATATGCTCGAAACTTACTTGTCTAACAATAAATAA